In Microbulbifer sp. GL-2, the following are encoded in one genomic region:
- the pyrC gene encoding dihydroorotase has translation MTEQITLRAPDDWHIHLRDGSALERTVGDAARQFHRAIVMPNLVPPVTNADMAQAYRERIRAQIPTGCVFEPLMVIYLTDKTDAEVIRQAHASGVIAAKLYPAGATTNSDSGVTDITNIYPALEEMQACGMKLLLHGEVTTSDIDIFDREHVFIEKTLSRLVDDFPTLKIVLEHITTSNAVEFVKNAREGVAATITAHHLLYNRNHMLVGGIRPHFYCLPILKRGEHQSALIEAATSGSPKFFLGTDSAPHAHHKKEHECGCAGCYTAYSAIELYAEAFEREGKLDKLEGFASNFGPDFYGLPRNEGTITLVKQPWDLPESLAMGGEKLIPLAAGETLNWKLV, from the coding sequence ATGACGGAGCAAATCACTCTTCGCGCCCCCGACGACTGGCATATTCACCTGCGTGACGGGAGCGCTCTAGAACGCACCGTTGGCGATGCCGCCCGACAATTTCACCGCGCAATTGTGATGCCCAACCTGGTACCACCTGTCACCAACGCCGACATGGCCCAGGCCTATCGCGAGCGCATCCGTGCGCAGATTCCAACCGGCTGCGTTTTTGAGCCGCTGATGGTCATTTACCTGACCGATAAGACCGATGCCGAAGTCATCCGTCAGGCCCACGCCTCCGGTGTGATCGCAGCCAAATTGTACCCAGCCGGCGCGACCACCAACTCCGATTCCGGGGTCACCGATATCACCAATATTTACCCCGCCCTGGAGGAAATGCAGGCCTGCGGCATGAAGCTGCTGCTGCACGGGGAAGTAACCACCAGTGATATCGATATTTTCGACCGCGAACATGTTTTTATTGAGAAAACCCTATCACGCCTGGTAGACGATTTTCCCACACTTAAAATAGTGCTTGAGCACATCACTACGTCAAATGCCGTAGAGTTTGTTAAAAATGCCCGTGAAGGTGTTGCGGCGACGATTACCGCCCACCACCTGTTATATAACCGCAACCACATGCTGGTTGGCGGCATTCGTCCGCACTTCTACTGCCTGCCAATCCTAAAGCGCGGCGAGCACCAATCGGCATTGATAGAGGCGGCCACCAGCGGTAGCCCGAAGTTTTTCCTCGGCACCGATTCGGCTCCTCACGCGCACCACAAAAAAGAGCACGAGTGCGGCTGTGCCGGTTGCTATACCGCCTACTCCGCTATCGAACTGTACGCGGAGGCGTTTGAGCGCGAGGGCAAACTGGATAAGCTCGAAGGCTTTGCCAGTAATTTCGGCCCTGACTTTTACGGCCTGCCCCGCAATGAAGGCACCATTACCCTGGTGAAGCAGCCTTGGGACTTACCGGAAAGTTTGGCTATGGGGGGTGAAAAACTGATCCCCCTGGCTGCCGGTGAAACCCTGAACTGGAAACTCGTATAA
- the queA gene encoding tRNA preQ1(34) S-adenosylmethionine ribosyltransferase-isomerase QueA yields MQRQDFDFHLPDELIARAPTEERRGSRLLCLDGPSGAITHRQFPDILDQVQAGDLIVFNDTRVIPARLFAQKETGGKLEILVERVLNETDIWAHVRSSKSPKPGSSIVLEDGTRIEVTGRKDALFELSFPKEEGVLAILDRLGHMPLPPYIDREDDASDRERYQTVYGRNAGAVAAPTAGLHFDDEMIGALRDKGVEVVFVTLHVGAGTFQPVRVDNIYEHQMHSEVLDVSQEVVDAVAACRARNGSVIAVGTTSVRALESAARGGELQTTVGETDIFIYPGYEFQVVDKLVTNFHLPESTLLMLVSAFAGYQHTMAAYKAAVEERYRFFSYGDAMFITRDPNAKKEEVAPTKGDTQ; encoded by the coding sequence ATGCAGCGTCAGGACTTTGACTTTCATCTGCCCGATGAGCTGATCGCCCGCGCGCCTACTGAAGAGCGCCGCGGCAGCCGTCTTTTGTGTCTGGATGGGCCCAGCGGGGCCATTACACATCGGCAGTTTCCAGATATTCTCGACCAGGTACAGGCAGGTGACCTGATAGTCTTTAACGATACCCGGGTGATTCCGGCACGTTTGTTCGCGCAGAAGGAGACTGGCGGTAAGTTGGAAATCCTGGTGGAGCGGGTGCTCAATGAGACAGATATCTGGGCCCATGTGCGCTCCAGTAAGTCTCCTAAGCCCGGTTCCAGCATCGTTCTTGAAGACGGCACCCGTATAGAGGTTACTGGCAGGAAGGATGCGCTGTTTGAGCTGTCCTTCCCAAAAGAAGAGGGTGTGCTGGCGATTTTGGATCGCCTCGGCCATATGCCGCTGCCTCCTTATATTGATCGCGAAGACGATGCCAGCGATCGGGAGCGCTACCAAACCGTATACGGCCGTAATGCCGGTGCTGTGGCGGCGCCGACGGCGGGGCTGCACTTTGATGATGAGATGATCGGTGCGTTGCGGGATAAAGGTGTCGAGGTTGTCTTCGTGACCCTGCATGTGGGTGCCGGTACTTTCCAGCCGGTACGCGTGGACAATATTTATGAGCACCAGATGCACAGCGAAGTGCTAGATGTCTCCCAGGAAGTGGTGGATGCGGTAGCCGCTTGCCGCGCTCGCAATGGCAGCGTGATTGCGGTGGGTACCACCAGTGTGCGCGCGCTGGAGAGCGCGGCGCGCGGTGGTGAGTTGCAGACCACGGTGGGGGAGACAGATATCTTTATTTACCCCGGTTATGAATTCCAGGTTGTGGATAAGTTGGTCACCAACTTCCATCTGCCGGAATCCACCTTATTGATGCTGGTGAGCGCCTTCGCGGGGTACCAGCATACGATGGCCGCTTATAAGGCCGCAGTTGAGGAGCGCTATCGCTTCTTTAGTTACGGCGATGCGATGTTTATTACCCGCGATCCCAATGCCAAAAAAGAAGAAGTAGCACCAACGAAAGGAGATACCCAGTGA
- a CDS encoding PIN domain-containing protein has translation MSTIVKKNIDPHSVIIDTNILFDSDKSNVVNDEFDRFWSEHAAEANLQLLIPEVVIGEILFQQTTAALKTLERANNSFTKLSSFTGGQFSHRASEARVKKEVKKRFEKWAKQKKYKKLITPVDSIDWKNMIESAIWRTPPFTHNDKKEEEEKGFRDALIMETVIEHSNSETGKKIVFITNDRVLREASEDRLKNDETFSAFETLDDFEAYLRLEKESLEQSFIKAVVIRASKKFFEKGNQNSLVYTGNLTNQLKEKFKNKFSNPERLVIEDSEDGFYSDGTWAPTGKGIFGVITRPQFQRIEGKNTYIWISKIKYTRTYEGQSAFDEELYEWTHEIFFDISWRSNITVNKRFTNMEIIDTKVIESKFEPSSDQ, from the coding sequence ATGTCAACAATAGTTAAAAAAAATATTGATCCGCATTCGGTAATTATCGATACAAATATCCTTTTCGATTCAGACAAATCAAATGTGGTTAATGATGAGTTCGACAGATTTTGGAGCGAACATGCAGCAGAGGCTAACCTACAGCTCCTTATACCAGAAGTAGTAATTGGTGAAATCCTATTCCAACAAACTACAGCTGCACTAAAAACACTTGAGCGCGCAAACAATTCATTTACCAAGCTATCTTCATTTACTGGAGGACAATTCTCTCATAGAGCAAGTGAAGCCAGAGTTAAAAAGGAGGTGAAAAAAAGATTTGAAAAATGGGCAAAACAAAAAAAATATAAAAAGTTGATTACGCCTGTAGATTCGATTGACTGGAAGAACATGATCGAATCAGCTATATGGCGCACACCTCCATTTACTCACAACGACAAAAAAGAAGAAGAAGAGAAGGGCTTTAGGGATGCGCTAATAATGGAAACTGTAATTGAGCACTCAAATTCTGAAACTGGAAAAAAAATAGTCTTTATTACAAATGATCGGGTTTTGAGGGAGGCATCTGAAGATAGACTTAAGAACGATGAGACATTTTCAGCCTTTGAAACACTTGATGACTTCGAAGCATATCTAAGACTAGAAAAGGAGAGCTTGGAGCAATCATTTATAAAGGCAGTTGTTATAAGAGCAAGCAAAAAATTCTTTGAAAAAGGCAACCAGAATAGCCTTGTCTATACGGGTAACCTCACAAATCAGCTTAAAGAGAAATTTAAAAATAAATTTAGCAACCCTGAGCGGCTAGTCATTGAGGATTCTGAAGATGGATTCTATTCTGATGGAACATGGGCTCCCACCGGAAAGGGAATATTCGGTGTAATAACTAGACCTCAATTCCAAAGGATTGAAGGAAAAAATACATATATATGGATTTCAAAAATTAAATATACTCGAACCTATGAAGGGCAATCAGCCTTTGATGAAGAATTATACGAATGGACTCATGAAATATTTTTCGATATCTCTTGGAGATCAAATATTACTGTAAATAAGAGATTTACTAACATGGAGATAATTGATACAAAAGTTATTGAGTCAAAGTTCGAACCAAGTAGTGACCAATGA
- a CDS encoding macro domain-containing protein: MEGSYRKVSIHYVKGDATAPRTEGHAIITHICNDLGKWGRGFVLAISKRWKEPERQYKAWFTGNLRPQLGDVQFVTVTEALTVANIIGQHGVRSPRNKTAPAPVRYDSIREGLSLVADYAQEKSASIHMPRIGCGLAGGQWEEIEPIITGSVVSKGVEVFVYDLD, encoded by the coding sequence ATGGAAGGAAGCTACAGAAAAGTGAGCATACATTATGTAAAAGGTGATGCCACTGCCCCTCGCACTGAGGGGCACGCAATAATTACTCACATATGTAATGACTTAGGAAAGTGGGGGCGAGGATTTGTATTGGCGATTAGTAAAAGGTGGAAAGAACCAGAACGCCAATACAAAGCTTGGTTCACTGGAAACCTCAGACCACAACTTGGTGATGTTCAATTCGTTACAGTAACGGAAGCACTAACAGTGGCAAATATCATTGGGCAACATGGTGTTCGCTCACCCAGAAATAAAACAGCTCCCGCACCAGTTCGCTACGATTCAATTCGAGAGGGGCTTTCATTGGTGGCTGATTATGCCCAGGAAAAGTCTGCATCAATTCATATGCCCAGAATTGGCTGTGGACTTGCGGGCGGTCAATGGGAAGAAATAGAACCCATCATAACAGGCTCTGTGGTATCAAAGGGCGTTGAAGTCTTTGTTTATGACCTGGATTAA
- the secF gene encoding protein translocase subunit SecF, whose protein sequence is MIETKVENGKITEYMGKRVYDFMRWRKIAAVISVVLVLVSIGILAAKGLKFGLDFTGGTQVEVGYEVAPFITDVRDQLENAGYDGATVVNYGSDTELMIKLPPEVTEEETQISATDQEAVTPIGDKVVDVLRAGSDGTVTLRRVEMVGPQVGAELRDDGGLGMLVALALVMIYVALRFQYKFSFGAVAALGHDVIIVLGFFALMGLDFDLTVLAAVLAVIGYSLNDTIVVSDRIRENFRKVRKAESEEIINISISQTLGRTFMTSFTTLLVLWALQFFGGELIHNFSLALIVGVVVGTYSSVYVAANVLMGLKISKEDLMPPVKEGAELEEMP, encoded by the coding sequence ATGATTGAGACCAAAGTGGAAAACGGTAAGATCACCGAGTACATGGGCAAGCGCGTTTATGACTTTATGCGCTGGCGCAAAATTGCCGCGGTAATTTCGGTTGTCCTGGTGCTGGTATCGATAGGTATTCTGGCGGCCAAGGGCTTGAAGTTCGGCCTGGATTTTACCGGTGGTACCCAGGTTGAAGTGGGTTATGAGGTTGCGCCGTTCATTACCGATGTGCGCGACCAGCTGGAAAATGCCGGCTATGACGGTGCCACAGTGGTGAATTACGGCTCCGATACCGAGCTGATGATCAAGTTGCCCCCTGAGGTGACCGAAGAGGAAACCCAGATCAGTGCCACTGACCAGGAAGCCGTAACTCCGATCGGCGATAAAGTGGTAGATGTGCTGCGTGCGGGCAGCGATGGTACTGTCACCCTGCGCCGTGTAGAAATGGTGGGGCCACAAGTTGGTGCTGAGCTGCGCGATGATGGCGGCCTGGGCATGCTGGTGGCACTGGCTCTGGTGATGATCTACGTAGCCCTGCGCTTCCAGTACAAGTTCTCCTTTGGCGCGGTTGCGGCATTGGGGCACGATGTCATTATTGTGCTGGGCTTCTTTGCCTTGATGGGGTTGGACTTCGATCTAACCGTGCTGGCTGCGGTGCTGGCAGTGATCGGTTACTCACTGAACGACACCATCGTGGTATCCGACCGTATCCGCGAGAACTTCCGCAAAGTACGCAAGGCTGAGTCTGAGGAGATTATCAATATCTCTATCAGTCAGACCCTGGGTCGTACCTTCATGACCTCTTTTACTACCTTGCTGGTGCTATGGGCATTGCAGTTCTTCGGCGGGGAGCTGATCCATAACTTCTCCCTGGCGTTGATTGTCGGCGTGGTTGTGGGTACTTACTCTTCTGTGTACGTAGCTGCGAACGTGCTGATGGGGCTGAAGATCTCCAAGGAAGATCTGATGCCACCAGTGAAGGAAGGTGCTGAGTTGGAGGAGATGCCCTGA
- a CDS encoding CAP domain-containing protein, with product MKTRWLKIATLSLSILLLISCGGSGSSDDSDKQNGSAPDISDPIDGNNEGENNEGENNEGENNEGENNVDNPPYEGEVLVHNFTLSEKRALLDAHNEYRAKCANGEAGLNSPVNAANMVKVSWDPALEEMARERAQACWFGHFGGPEAIRNAYNSVRHLTSFNSEGLAATKYASENVALYPGNPPATNYGSDTWVAAVREWYLESGSYDWDTNGCHGEYCGHLGQVCEANTRYIGCAVANCPSIGGRDSSDYNDGALQLVCTYWPARDIGQLPFENGYGYPWCTGCAQKDMNQCFNNMCVGGKSTEYEANGGTNDDIDQCTDGLGREEPLCRKNDDSTPPHQ from the coding sequence ATGAAAACTCGCTGGCTGAAGATCGCCACTCTATCGCTGAGCATATTATTGCTAATATCCTGTGGTGGATCAGGTAGTAGTGATGATTCTGACAAACAGAACGGCAGCGCCCCGGATATCAGTGATCCGATCGATGGGAACAATGAAGGAGAAAATAACGAGGGAGAAAATAACGAGGGAGAAAATAACGAAGGAGAGAACAACGTTGATAACCCTCCTTATGAAGGGGAAGTTTTAGTACACAATTTTACCTTATCGGAAAAAAGAGCGCTACTTGATGCTCACAATGAATACCGAGCTAAGTGTGCGAACGGTGAAGCAGGCCTAAATTCACCAGTCAATGCCGCCAATATGGTTAAAGTATCTTGGGACCCTGCTTTAGAGGAAATGGCAAGAGAAAGAGCGCAGGCCTGTTGGTTTGGTCATTTCGGCGGCCCGGAGGCAATAAGAAACGCTTATAATAGCGTTCGGCACTTGACATCATTTAATAGTGAGGGGCTTGCAGCTACAAAATATGCTTCGGAAAACGTTGCATTGTATCCTGGCAATCCTCCGGCTACAAACTATGGCTCAGATACTTGGGTGGCTGCAGTAAGAGAATGGTATTTAGAAAGTGGTTCCTATGACTGGGACACTAACGGGTGTCATGGAGAATATTGCGGTCATTTGGGGCAAGTTTGCGAAGCTAATACTCGATACATAGGTTGTGCCGTTGCCAATTGCCCATCAATTGGAGGGCGCGACTCTAGTGATTATAACGATGGTGCACTTCAACTAGTTTGCACTTATTGGCCTGCACGGGACATTGGTCAGTTACCCTTTGAAAATGGCTATGGTTATCCTTGGTGTACTGGATGCGCTCAAAAGGACATGAATCAGTGTTTTAATAATATGTGTGTTGGCGGTAAGAGCACTGAGTATGAAGCAAACGGCGGGACGAATGATGATATAGATCAATGTACTGATGGCCTAGGTCGTGAAGAACCGCTTTGCAGAAAGAACGATGACTCGACCCCCCCACACCAGTAA
- the tgt gene encoding tRNA guanosine(34) transglycosylase Tgt, which yields MSRESFMQFEVDTTDGKARRGRLRFPRGVVETPAFMPVGTYGTVKGMLPRDIEGIGAQIILGNTFHLMLRPGTEVVKAHGDLHDFTQWSGPILTDSGGFQVFSLGELRKITEEGVSFRSPIDGSPVFLDPEESMRVQRDLGSDIVMIFDECTPYPATTDEARKSMELSLRWAERSKKAHGDSPSALFGIVQGGMFPELRDVSLRGLTEIGFDGYAIGGLSVGEPKDEMIKVLDHLAHKMPEDKPRYLMGVGKPEDIVEAVRRGVDMFDCVMPTRNARNGHLFTFEGVVKIRNAKHRHDTGPLEKECDCYTCENFSRAYLHHLDRCGEILGAQLNTIHNLRHYQRLMQKLRDAIAANELEAYVAEFYRGLGREVPALEA from the coding sequence GTGAGCCGCGAAAGTTTTATGCAGTTTGAAGTGGATACCACTGATGGCAAGGCCCGTCGTGGCCGCTTGCGTTTCCCTCGCGGTGTGGTGGAAACCCCGGCGTTTATGCCGGTGGGCACTTACGGCACCGTGAAAGGCATGTTGCCGAGGGATATCGAAGGGATCGGTGCACAGATTATTCTGGGTAACACCTTCCACCTGATGCTGCGCCCGGGTACCGAAGTGGTGAAAGCCCATGGCGACCTGCACGACTTCACTCAATGGTCTGGCCCTATCCTCACCGACTCCGGCGGTTTCCAGGTATTTAGCCTGGGTGAATTGCGCAAAATTACGGAAGAGGGTGTTTCTTTCCGCTCGCCGATCGATGGCAGCCCGGTATTCCTGGACCCGGAAGAATCCATGCGTGTTCAGCGCGACCTGGGTTCGGATATCGTGATGATCTTCGATGAGTGCACCCCATATCCGGCCACTACCGATGAAGCTCGCAAATCTATGGAGCTGTCCCTGCGCTGGGCGGAACGTTCCAAAAAGGCCCACGGTGATAGTCCTTCGGCACTGTTCGGTATTGTGCAGGGCGGTATGTTCCCGGAATTGCGCGATGTGTCCTTGCGCGGCCTCACTGAGATTGGTTTCGATGGTTATGCCATTGGCGGTCTGTCGGTGGGTGAGCCGAAAGACGAGATGATCAAGGTATTGGATCACCTGGCGCACAAGATGCCGGAGGACAAACCACGCTACCTAATGGGTGTGGGCAAGCCGGAAGATATTGTCGAGGCGGTGCGTCGCGGTGTGGATATGTTCGATTGCGTAATGCCCACGCGGAATGCGCGCAACGGCCACCTGTTTACCTTTGAAGGTGTGGTGAAAATCCGCAATGCTAAGCATCGCCACGATACGGGTCCGCTGGAAAAAGAGTGCGATTGCTACACCTGCGAGAACTTCTCCCGTGCCTACCTGCATCACCTGGATCGCTGTGGTGAAATTCTCGGTGCGCAGCTGAATACGATTCACAATTTGCGCCACTACCAGCGCCTGATGCAAAAGCTGCGAGATGCCATTGCCGCCAATGAACTGGAGGCTTATGTCGCGGAGTTCTACCGTGGTCTTGGCCGCGAGGTTCCGGCGCTGGAGGCCTGA
- the rnt gene encoding ribonuclease T translates to MTPAEEPTGPKSPLAQRFRGFLPVVIDLETGGFNARTDALLEISAVILDMDEEGNLFPFETHSFHLEPFEGANVEQSALDFIGIDLESPDREAWPEEIALPELFRKIRSAVKKHSCTRAIVVAHNAHFDLGFVNAVVERTGIKRNPFHPFSCFDTASLAGLAYGQTVLAKACQVAGIEFDNSCAHSAEYDAEKTATLFCGIVNKWREMGGWPLAIEATAEQEAE, encoded by the coding sequence GTGACTCCCGCGGAAGAACCAACAGGACCCAAAAGCCCCCTCGCCCAGCGGTTTCGCGGCTTCCTGCCGGTTGTTATCGACCTGGAAACCGGCGGCTTTAATGCGCGCACCGATGCCCTGCTGGAGATTTCGGCGGTTATCCTGGATATGGATGAGGAAGGCAACCTCTTCCCCTTTGAGACCCACAGCTTTCACCTGGAACCCTTCGAGGGCGCCAACGTGGAGCAGTCGGCCCTGGACTTTATTGGCATTGATCTGGAGTCCCCCGATCGTGAGGCATGGCCGGAAGAAATCGCCCTGCCCGAACTGTTCCGCAAAATCCGCAGCGCAGTAAAAAAACACAGCTGCACCCGCGCCATTGTGGTTGCCCACAATGCCCATTTTGATTTGGGCTTTGTCAACGCAGTGGTTGAGCGGACCGGGATTAAGCGCAACCCCTTTCACCCCTTTTCCTGCTTCGATACAGCCAGCCTTGCCGGGCTTGCCTACGGTCAAACGGTGCTGGCCAAAGCCTGCCAGGTAGCCGGTATTGAGTTTGATAACAGCTGCGCTCACTCCGCCGAGTACGATGCAGAGAAAACCGCAACCCTGTTCTGTGGAATCGTCAATAAGTGGCGGGAGATGGGCGGCTGGCCGCTGGCCATCGAAGCGACTGCGGAGCAGGAAGCGGAATAG
- the secD gene encoding protein translocase subunit SecD, with translation MNRYPIWKYFLILAVVAFGLIYAAPNLFKPDPAVQISGQSSAMALGEDALTKARKALDEAGIAHFGGEVGDKAILIRLESQDEQLPAKRAIQEALGHSDYVVALNLASTTPQWLSDIGASPMKLGLDLAGGVHFLMEVDTNTIVKNNMESYAQDVKTKLRAAKARYRSVDLIDDREIVARFRSDELRNLALSTMRKEYPQLQLRESGSGENLEIRATLSEQEIKDLEDYAVSQNLTTLRNRVNELGVAEPIVQRQGRNRIVVELPGVQDTAEAKRIIGKTANLEFRMEARPDELVTNKEYFEYRNEEKQQMYGGAWLERKIIIKGDSVTNARVGYDESGFPQVNITLDSRGGELMHRATWKNVGRRMGTLFIETRFTPQTRIDAEGNEVVEQVRTEDKKIISLATVQSALGKQFRTTGLDSPAEAQEMALLLRAGALAAPMYFVEERVIGPSLGADNIKVGVQSVQIGLLAVLICMLISYRVFGLAANLALAVNLILLVAVMSILGATLTLPGIAGIVLTVGMAVDANVLIFSRIREELRNGMPPQSAITAGFDNAYSTIVDANITTLIVAVILYSIGSGPVQGFAVTLSIGILTSMFSAIMGTRAIINLFYGGRRVQKLWI, from the coding sequence ATGAATCGCTACCCGATCTGGAAGTACTTTCTGATTCTCGCGGTTGTGGCCTTTGGCCTGATCTACGCCGCGCCAAATCTCTTCAAGCCGGACCCTGCCGTGCAGATTTCCGGGCAGTCCAGTGCCATGGCTTTGGGGGAAGATGCCCTCACCAAGGCGCGTAAAGCTCTGGATGAAGCGGGTATTGCGCACTTTGGTGGAGAGGTGGGCGACAAGGCGATTTTGATTCGCCTTGAGTCCCAGGATGAGCAGCTGCCAGCCAAGCGTGCGATTCAGGAAGCCTTGGGGCACAGTGATTACGTGGTTGCCCTTAACCTGGCCTCCACCACGCCCCAGTGGTTGAGCGATATCGGCGCCAGCCCGATGAAGCTCGGTTTGGACCTGGCCGGTGGTGTGCACTTCCTGATGGAAGTGGATACCAACACCATCGTCAAAAACAATATGGAAAGCTACGCGCAGGACGTGAAAACCAAACTGCGTGCTGCCAAGGCTCGATACCGCAGTGTTGACCTGATTGACGACCGTGAAATTGTGGCGCGCTTCCGTAGCGATGAGCTGCGCAACCTGGCGCTTTCCACCATGCGCAAGGAGTATCCACAGTTACAGCTGCGCGAATCTGGAAGTGGCGAAAACCTGGAGATCCGCGCCACCCTGTCTGAGCAGGAAATTAAGGATCTGGAGGACTACGCCGTATCCCAGAACCTCACTACCCTGCGCAACCGGGTGAATGAGCTGGGCGTGGCCGAGCCTATCGTGCAGCGCCAGGGTCGCAACCGCATCGTAGTGGAACTGCCCGGTGTACAGGATACCGCTGAAGCGAAACGGATTATTGGTAAGACTGCCAACCTTGAATTCCGTATGGAGGCCCGCCCCGATGAGCTGGTCACCAATAAAGAGTACTTCGAGTACCGCAACGAGGAAAAGCAGCAGATGTATGGCGGCGCCTGGTTAGAGCGCAAGATCATTATCAAAGGTGACAGTGTTACCAATGCCCGTGTCGGCTATGACGAGAGCGGCTTCCCCCAGGTGAATATCACCCTCGATTCCCGCGGTGGTGAATTGATGCACCGCGCGACCTGGAAGAATGTGGGGCGCCGTATGGGTACCCTGTTTATCGAAACCCGCTTCACCCCGCAGACCCGGATTGATGCGGAAGGCAATGAGGTTGTCGAGCAGGTCAGGACCGAAGACAAGAAGATCATCAGTCTGGCCACCGTACAGAGTGCGCTCGGTAAGCAGTTCCGTACTACCGGCCTGGACAGCCCGGCAGAAGCCCAGGAGATGGCCCTGTTGCTGCGCGCCGGTGCCTTGGCGGCTCCCATGTACTTTGTGGAAGAGCGTGTGATTGGTCCATCTCTGGGGGCTGATAACATCAAGGTTGGGGTGCAGTCAGTTCAGATCGGCCTGTTGGCGGTGCTTATCTGTATGCTGATTTCCTACCGTGTATTTGGCCTAGCTGCGAACCTGGCGCTGGCGGTTAACCTGATCCTACTGGTGGCGGTGATGTCGATCCTCGGCGCTACCCTGACGCTTCCGGGTATTGCCGGTATTGTTTTGACAGTGGGTATGGCGGTGGATGCCAATGTGCTTATCTTCTCGCGAATACGGGAGGAGCTCAGGAATGGCATGCCGCCACAATCGGCGATTACCGCCGGTTTTGATAATGCCTACAGCACTATCGTGGATGCCAATATTACTACCCTGATTGTGGCTGTGATTCTTTACTCAATTGGCTCAGGCCCGGTACAGGGCTTCGCGGTAACCCTGTCTATCGGCATTCTTACCTCCATGTTCAGTGCCATCATGGGCACACGGGCAATTATTAACTTGTTCTACGGCGGTCGCCGTGTGCAGAAACTCTGGATTTAA
- a CDS encoding HYD1 signature containing ADP-ribosyltransferase family protein, with product MDRILYHYTNEAGYSGILESKSIRPSLKANNPKDARFGDGQYLSDITPGSKRPGQLSMIFFNIPWAGHRFTHHININVKGLSVIYGREHVHLIPNSKPLDITERLTGHGKN from the coding sequence ATGGATAGAATCCTTTATCACTACACAAATGAAGCCGGTTATTCTGGAATCCTTGAAAGTAAATCCATTCGCCCCTCACTAAAGGCAAACAACCCAAAAGATGCCCGCTTCGGCGATGGCCAATACCTTAGTGATATAACTCCTGGCAGCAAAAGGCCGGGGCAACTATCTATGATATTTTTTAATATCCCATGGGCGGGGCACCGCTTCACTCATCACATCAATATTAATGTGAAGGGGCTGAGCGTCATTTATGGACGAGAGCATGTCCACTTGATACCAAACTCAAAACCCTTGGACATTACTGAAAGGCTGACCGGCCATGGGAAAAATTAA